In a single window of the Dinghuibacter silviterrae genome:
- a CDS encoding DUF4160 domain-containing protein: MTKAAAFAAAVIQCRIALPKAARSKMTWLYIFRTSCGLKLSHFQALLMLIINNLVGNRGWVKFEVWAFSVKFDEMPTLLFLNGLRFFFYSNENNEPIHVHVTKGSANGKIWLEPLISIEYLIGFTKAEENDILETVQNKSEEFKNRWNEYFRK, encoded by the coding sequence TTGACGAAGGCCGCCGCCTTCGCGGCTGCGGTGATCCAATGCCGCATTGCATTACCCAAAGCGGCCCGCAGCAAGATGACCTGGCTGTATATTTTTCGAACCAGCTGTGGATTGAAATTATCCCACTTTCAAGCATTATTGATGTTGATTATCAATAACTTGGTTGGCAATAGAGGTTGGGTTAAATTTGAAGTGTGGGCTTTTAGCGTTAAATTTGATGAAATGCCGACATTGTTATTTTTAAACGGACTTCGTTTTTTCTTTTATAGCAATGAAAACAATGAACCGATTCATGTTCATGTGACCAAGGGAAGCGCGAATGGAAAAATTTGGCTAGAGCCGTTAATAAGCATTGAATACTTGATTGGCTTTACTAAGGCAGAGGAAAATGACATTTTGGAAACGGTGCAAAATAAATCTGAAGAATTCAAAAATAGATGGAATGAGTACTTCCGAAAATAA
- a CDS encoding DUF2442 domain-containing protein, which produces MSTSENKQFDAIENLIFQGGIRIQALDIKPELDLMTIYLNTRAILSQHISSYRILRNAEKSQLLQYELIGGGTGVHWPLLDEDLSLKGFLQDELRKVVKGDGNQVAA; this is translated from the coding sequence ATGAGTACTTCCGAAAATAAACAGTTCGATGCCATTGAAAATTTAATTTTTCAAGGCGGGATACGCATCCAAGCACTGGACATTAAGCCTGAGCTTGACTTGATGACCATATATTTAAATACCAGGGCTATTTTAAGTCAACATATATCTTCATACCGCATTCTCCGAAATGCTGAAAAATCTCAGCTTTTGCAATACGAGCTTATAGGTGGGGGTACAGGCGTACATTGGCCCTTGCTAGATGAAGACCTTAGTCTAAAAGGCTTCTTGCAGGACGAGCTTAGAAAAGTTGTTAAAGGGGATGGAAATCAAGTGGCTGCCTGA
- a CDS encoding NAD(P)-dependent oxidoreductase, with product MPETNSKTMETTRLGWVGLGNMGVPMAQRLLNAGFAVTVYNRSKGKAVEGAALAATPGDVAQQSDVVFIMVSDDRAVREVFDGGLWMGGKTFVNMSTVSPEVSREVAVRCAALGSHYVDAPVSGSVKQAQEGQLVIMAGGSVDVVERVTPLLAHLGKLVLRVGDTGAGNTAKLAINVLLGIHAQGLAEALLFARAHGVKAEDFLTIVNNGAMSNVFARIKGEAILHDNYTAAFALKHIAKDLRLAKAEGLETPLAEAAYETYQAAAAAMGEEDIIAVIKTVER from the coding sequence TTGCCGGAAACAAACTCAAAAACGATGGAAACAACGAGACTGGGCTGGGTCGGCCTTGGAAATATGGGGGTGCCTATGGCGCAACGGTTATTAAACGCGGGTTTTGCGGTGACGGTGTACAACCGGAGCAAAGGGAAGGCCGTGGAAGGCGCGGCACTGGCGGCGACGCCGGGTGACGTGGCACAACAATCTGACGTCGTGTTTATTATGGTGTCAGATGACCGGGCGGTCCGGGAGGTGTTCGACGGCGGGCTTTGGATGGGGGGCAAAACCTTTGTCAACATGAGCACGGTGTCGCCGGAGGTGAGCCGGGAGGTGGCGGTCCGGTGTGCGGCCCTGGGGAGCCACTATGTGGACGCGCCGGTGTCGGGGAGTGTGAAACAGGCGCAGGAGGGGCAGTTGGTGATCATGGCAGGCGGGAGCGTGGACGTGGTGGAACGGGTGACGCCGTTGCTGGCGCATTTGGGTAAACTGGTGTTGAGGGTGGGAGACACGGGTGCGGGGAATACGGCGAAGCTCGCGATCAATGTGCTGTTGGGGATCCATGCGCAGGGGCTGGCGGAGGCGTTGTTGTTTGCCCGGGCGCATGGGGTGAAGGCGGAGGACTTCCTGACGATCGTGAACAATGGCGCGATGAGCAATGTGTTTGCGCGGATCAAGGGGGAGGCGATTTTGCACGATAATTATACCGCGGCGTTTGCGTTGAAGCATATCGCCAAGGATCTGCGGCTGGCGAAAGCCGAAGGGCTGGAGACGCCGCTGGCGGAGGCGGCGTACGAGACCTACCAGGCGGCGGCGGCCGCGATGGGGGAGGAGGACATCATCGCGGTGATAAAGACGGTGGAGCGCTAA
- a CDS encoding ABC transporter permease produces MIKNLLLVAIRNLKRDKWYSLLNILGLTIGITFGLLLLLYIKDELSYDRYHEKANRIVRIVSNIKEESKDTMRWSSNPYPLGPTLKKDFPEVEEAIRFVDNGTMMFKTGDTRFYNENTFFVDSGFFRVFTYPLLEGDPNTALVDPKSLVLTRSIAEKYFGKVNGIVGRTLLDDSGAVYKITGVMEDVPKNSQLTFNILISNATLPVDFSPQWGNFSYFTYVLLRPHTDLQAFDRKMLPLYDKFMAPIFAKNNIKIRLSAQPLTEMHLHSTDISGPGEYGSMSYIFIFGAVALFMVLIACINYMNLTTARSARRAKEIGIRKVTGSSRSQLITQFLVESTLSSLVALVLSLVLIALLLPTFNTLAGKFITLNTLLDPSTSLLLLGIVLFVGLCGGSYPAFYLSKFMPVNILKGALSKGSSNVTLRRILIVTQFSISMTMLICTFVVYNQLQYLQHKDMGFNKDEVANITVNSNSDERSRILAFKNEMRNTQGVHSVSTAESIPGFGNSFQLFDVQTDHGIVDKGVDVYGIDEDYFKTLGIQLTRGRNFSGLPDTLHSIVVNENMVRYFGWKNPIGMRVKYPGDTTGRHYLEVVGVFKDFNWKSLYSPMSPLILLYRPNSFNVQLKLDAQNIPATLAIVEKNWKTAFPELPFSYIFLDREFDSQYAADQRRGKIFTAFSILTVVITCLGLLGLIAFTTEQRQKEISIRKILGAGLTEIIPLITRNFVYLVGLSCFIAFPVAYWFMHHWLDNFSYNTGMTFGPFILSALAVLVLTLLTVIFHTVKAAVANPSKSLRTE; encoded by the coding sequence ATGATCAAGAATCTTCTCCTGGTAGCGATCCGCAACCTCAAAAGGGACAAATGGTATAGCTTGTTAAACATCCTTGGCCTGACCATCGGCATAACCTTCGGTTTGCTGCTCCTCCTTTACATCAAAGATGAGCTCAGTTATGACCGCTACCACGAGAAAGCCAACCGCATCGTCCGCATCGTTTCCAATATCAAGGAGGAGTCAAAGGATACCATGCGCTGGTCCAGCAATCCATACCCCCTCGGGCCCACCCTGAAAAAGGATTTCCCCGAAGTCGAGGAGGCCATCCGTTTTGTCGATAATGGAACCATGATGTTTAAGACCGGGGACACCCGCTTCTACAATGAAAATACTTTTTTTGTCGACAGCGGATTTTTCCGGGTCTTTACCTACCCGCTCCTTGAAGGCGATCCGAACACCGCCCTGGTCGACCCGAAATCCCTGGTCCTGACCCGCTCCATTGCGGAAAAATATTTTGGAAAAGTAAATGGCATTGTCGGCAGAACCCTGCTCGATGACAGCGGAGCCGTGTACAAGATCACCGGCGTCATGGAAGACGTTCCAAAAAACTCGCAGCTGACGTTTAACATCCTGATCTCCAACGCCACCCTACCCGTGGATTTTTCGCCTCAATGGGGAAACTTCAGCTACTTCACCTATGTGTTGCTCCGGCCGCATACCGACCTCCAGGCTTTCGACCGGAAAATGCTTCCCCTTTACGACAAGTTCATGGCGCCCATCTTTGCAAAAAACAATATAAAGATCAGGCTCAGCGCCCAGCCCCTTACCGAAATGCACCTTCATTCAACCGACATTTCAGGACCAGGGGAGTACGGCAGCATGTCCTACATCTTCATCTTTGGCGCCGTCGCCCTGTTCATGGTCCTGATCGCGTGTATCAACTATATGAACCTGACCACCGCCCGGTCCGCGCGCCGTGCCAAAGAGATCGGTATCCGGAAAGTCACCGGTTCTTCGCGAAGCCAGTTGATCACACAATTCCTCGTCGAATCCACCTTGTCCTCTCTTGTCGCGCTCGTCCTCAGCCTCGTATTGATCGCCCTGCTCCTGCCGACCTTTAACACGCTGGCCGGCAAATTTATCACACTCAACACACTGCTGGATCCCAGCACTTCACTTTTGTTGCTCGGCATCGTGCTGTTTGTCGGTCTTTGCGGTGGCAGTTACCCCGCCTTTTACCTTTCCAAATTCATGCCCGTCAATATCCTTAAAGGCGCTCTTTCCAAAGGGTCCAGCAATGTCACCCTCCGCCGGATCCTCATCGTCACCCAGTTCAGCATATCCATGACGATGCTCATTTGCACCTTTGTCGTGTACAATCAGTTGCAATACCTCCAGCACAAAGACATGGGTTTTAACAAAGACGAGGTCGCCAACATTACCGTCAATTCCAACAGTGACGAGCGGAGCCGGATCCTTGCGTTTAAAAACGAAATGCGCAATACCCAAGGCGTCCACTCCGTTAGTACCGCCGAGTCCATCCCCGGTTTCGGCAACAGTTTCCAGCTATTCGACGTTCAAACCGACCACGGCATCGTCGACAAAGGCGTGGACGTGTACGGCATAGACGAAGACTATTTCAAAACCCTTGGCATTCAATTGACCCGCGGCCGTAATTTCTCCGGCCTGCCCGACACCCTCCACAGCATCGTGGTCAATGAAAACATGGTCCGGTATTTCGGGTGGAAAAACCCCATCGGCATGCGCGTCAAATACCCCGGCGATACCACCGGCAGGCACTACCTTGAAGTCGTCGGTGTTTTCAAAGACTTCAACTGGAAATCGCTGTACAGCCCCATGTCTCCCCTCATCCTTCTATACCGCCCGAACAGCTTCAACGTCCAGTTAAAGCTTGACGCCCAAAACATCCCGGCCACCCTCGCCATCGTAGAAAAAAACTGGAAAACCGCCTTCCCCGAACTGCCGTTCAGCTACATTTTCCTCGACCGCGAGTTCGACTCCCAATACGCCGCCGACCAAAGAAGGGGAAAGATCTTCACCGCCTTTTCCATCCTCACCGTCGTCATCACCTGCCTCGGACTTCTCGGCCTGATCGCCTTTACCACCGAACAACGGCAAAAAGAGATCAGCATCCGTAAAATCCTCGGCGCCGGCCTGACGGAAATCATCCCGCTGATCACCCGCAATTTCGTGTACCTCGTCGGGCTGTCCTGTTTTATTGCATTCCCCGTCGCCTACTGGTTCATGCACCACTGGCTCGACAACTTCTCCTACAACACGGGGATGACCTTTGGGCCGTTTATCCTCTCCGCCCTCGCGGTGCTGGTGCTGACGCTGCTCACGGTTATTTTTCATACGGTCAAGGCGGCGGTCGCCAATCCGTCGAAGAGTTTGAGGACGGAGTGA
- a CDS encoding glycerate kinase: MRVLIAPNAFKDSLDARAAADAIREGLERSRLAAGYFSFPIADGGDGTGSLLTERLGGTRVEVPAQDPLGRTIGAAYGIAPRFGAPTALLHQAAPGPIALIDMATASGLSLLQPGERDPLHVTSQGTGQLLRSALSAGARQVLLGVGGSATVDGGAGILHALGARLLDAAGHELSPNPLGLLQLDRIDLTGLYPPVRDTRMLILCDVDNPLLGPSGTAAVFGPQKGADAGTVALLEKALTRWCEVISRMGVDRRPGAAGAGADTAALSLGALPHGGAAGGVAAGLFAVLGATLVNGADGFLDLTRFDDALERADLVLTGEGSLDAQTLRGKGPYAIARRALTRDIPVIGLAGSIPTADEPRLRDFFDALFNINHAPSSLDQALRDTRANLTRTALAIGDLLALRS; encoded by the coding sequence ATGCGCGTACTCATCGCCCCCAACGCTTTCAAAGACAGCCTCGACGCCCGGGCTGCCGCGGACGCCATCCGCGAAGGCCTGGAGCGTTCCCGCCTGGCCGCCGGGTATTTCTCCTTCCCGATCGCCGACGGTGGCGACGGCACCGGATCTCTGCTGACCGAACGGCTGGGAGGCACGCGCGTCGAGGTCCCCGCACAGGACCCGCTGGGCAGAACGATCGGAGCGGCCTATGGGATTGCCCCCCGCTTTGGGGCCCCTACGGCCCTTCTCCACCAGGCTGCGCCCGGCCCTATCGCCCTCATCGACATGGCTACGGCCTCCGGTCTAAGCCTTCTCCAACCCGGCGAACGCGATCCGCTACACGTCACCAGCCAGGGCACCGGTCAGCTGTTGCGCTCCGCCCTTTCCGCCGGCGCCCGCCAGGTGCTCCTAGGCGTAGGCGGCTCCGCCACCGTCGACGGTGGCGCGGGCATCCTCCACGCCCTGGGCGCCCGTCTCCTCGACGCAGCGGGCCACGAGCTGTCCCCCAACCCGCTGGGTCTTCTTCAACTCGATCGCATCGACCTTACCGGTCTGTATCCGCCTGTGCGCGATACGCGGATGCTTATCTTGTGCGACGTTGATAATCCCCTGTTGGGGCCGTCTGGTACGGCCGCTGTCTTCGGCCCGCAAAAAGGCGCGGATGCCGGCACCGTAGCGCTTCTGGAGAAGGCGCTGACGCGCTGGTGCGAGGTTATCAGTCGCATGGGTGTGGACCGCCGCCCCGGGGCTGCCGGCGCAGGTGCGGACACGGCCGCCCTCTCCCTTGGCGCCCTCCCCCACGGCGGCGCCGCGGGCGGCGTGGCTGCCGGTCTCTTCGCCGTCCTTGGCGCCACCCTTGTCAATGGCGCCGACGGTTTCCTCGACCTTACCCGCTTTGACGACGCCCTGGAGCGCGCCGACCTCGTCCTCACCGGCGAGGGCAGCCTCGATGCACAAACCCTGCGGGGCAAAGGGCCGTACGCCATTGCCCGGCGTGCCCTCACGCGCGACATACCCGTGATCGGCCTGGCGGGCAGCATACCCACAGCAGATGAGCCACGCCTGCGCGACTTCTTCGACGCGCTTTTCAACATCAACCACGCCCCCTCCAGCCTGGATCAGGCGCTACGGGACACCCGCGCCAACCTCACCCGCACCGCCCTTGCCATCGGGGACCTGCTGGCGCTCCGCTCGTAG
- a CDS encoding SDR family oxidoreductase, which produces MTKVWFITGSSRGLGRSLAEAVLAKGDRLAATARRPEQLQDFKDRYGEQVLTLALDVTDKEQIRKAVDAAVAHFGRIDVLVNNAGFGITGAAEAYTDEQVRSQLETNLFAPIEVTRAVLPYMRKQRSGRILQISSVGGRIGRPGLSIYQAAKFGLGGFSESLAGEVAPLGIRVTAVEPGGFRTDWAGASMSFAPVIEGYEKTVGFMTQLLQSGQFEPMGDPDKAAKVMVELADHPEPPVHLVLGSEALALARKADTDKLQDLAKWEAVSLSTDHEGAVNFLETEAAARLFKS; this is translated from the coding sequence ATGACAAAGGTTTGGTTCATTACGGGGTCCTCCAGGGGTCTGGGGCGCAGCCTGGCAGAGGCTGTTTTGGCTAAAGGGGACCGGCTGGCGGCTACGGCGCGCCGGCCCGAACAATTACAGGATTTTAAGGACCGTTATGGCGAACAGGTGCTGACGCTGGCGCTGGACGTGACGGACAAAGAACAAATCCGCAAGGCGGTGGACGCTGCCGTTGCCCATTTCGGACGTATCGACGTCCTGGTGAACAATGCGGGTTTTGGGATCACGGGTGCGGCGGAGGCTTATACGGATGAACAGGTGCGCAGCCAACTTGAGACGAATCTCTTTGCGCCGATCGAGGTGACCCGTGCCGTGTTGCCGTATATGCGGAAGCAGCGCTCGGGCAGGATCCTGCAGATCAGCTCTGTGGGTGGTCGCATCGGACGGCCGGGTTTGTCCATCTACCAGGCGGCGAAGTTCGGGCTGGGTGGTTTCTCCGAATCGTTGGCGGGTGAAGTGGCGCCGCTGGGTATCCGGGTGACGGCGGTAGAACCCGGTGGTTTCCGGACCGATTGGGCGGGTGCGTCGATGAGCTTTGCACCGGTGATCGAAGGATACGAGAAGACGGTTGGTTTTATGACGCAGTTACTCCAAAGCGGCCAATTTGAGCCTATGGGAGATCCGGACAAAGCGGCAAAGGTGATGGTCGAGTTGGCGGATCATCCCGAGCCCCCCGTACACCTGGTGTTGGGCAGCGAAGCGTTGGCGCTGGCACGCAAGGCGGATACGGACAAGCTGCAGGATCTGGCCAAGTGGGAAGCGGTCAGCTTGTCCACCGACCACGAGGGGGCGGTCAATTTCCTGGAAACGGAAGCCGCGGCGCGGTTGTTCAAGTCGTAA
- a CDS encoding helix-turn-helix domain-containing protein, whose product MNTSRNTPAIVSSCYHAQSRAGEQFAPEHVFSLQLTGRLILNDAEREYVCEPGSFHFTRRNHLIKFNKLPPPGGEFRTLSVYLDQETLRGFSVEYGLAPAPGAPAEGAIITLAAAPLYKSYMDSLPPYLDMDGPLLDLKVKEAILVLIRTDPWLQDILFDFSEPGKIDLEAFMQKNFHFNVELKRFAYLTGRSLATFKRDFEKIFHATPSRWLQQRRLQEAHYLIKEKGKAPSDVYLDVGFEDLSHFSFTFKKRYGVAPSRI is encoded by the coding sequence ATGAACACGTCCCGGAATACCCCGGCCATCGTTTCTTCCTGCTATCATGCACAGAGCAGGGCGGGAGAGCAGTTTGCCCCGGAGCACGTGTTTAGTCTCCAGCTCACGGGCAGGCTTATCCTCAACGACGCGGAGCGGGAGTATGTCTGCGAACCGGGGAGTTTCCACTTCACCCGCAGGAATCACCTGATCAAATTCAACAAGCTGCCGCCGCCGGGGGGAGAATTCAGGACGTTGTCTGTGTATTTGGACCAGGAGACGTTGAGGGGCTTTAGCGTGGAATATGGGTTGGCGCCCGCGCCGGGTGCGCCCGCAGAAGGCGCCATCATAACGCTGGCGGCCGCCCCGCTCTACAAAAGCTACATGGACTCCCTGCCGCCCTACCTGGACATGGACGGCCCATTGCTGGACCTGAAAGTAAAGGAAGCCATCCTGGTGCTAATCCGGACGGACCCGTGGCTACAGGATATACTTTTTGACTTTAGCGAACCGGGGAAGATCGACCTGGAGGCATTTATGCAAAAGAACTTTCACTTTAACGTGGAGCTCAAACGGTTTGCGTACCTGACGGGGAGGAGCCTGGCGACGTTCAAACGGGATTTTGAAAAGATATTTCATGCGACGCCGAGCCGGTGGTTGCAACAGCGGCGGCTTCAGGAAGCGCATTACCTGATCAAGGAAAAGGGAAAGGCCCCTTCGGATGTCTACCTGGACGTGGGGTTCGAGGACCTTTCCCATTTTTCCTTTACCTTTAAGAAGAGGTATGGAGTGGCGCCTTCGCGGATTTGA
- a CDS encoding MFS transporter — protein MSTVPLNSPAGRWVMASAILASSMGFIDGTALNVVLPSLQRSLGATGTEIFWILNAYLLMLASLILVGGALGDKLGRKKVFMTGIAAFIVGSAACGCSPGVAYLIAFRAVQGLGGSLMIPGSLSLISSTIDDKEKGKAIGTWSAISTIVTIGGPVLGGALADAGLWRYIFFLNIPIGIAALVILWRKVGENRDEQADPALDIPGALSIAFGLALLTFGCLRLPQAGIRDAWVLATIGAGVLLLGVFVLVEKRSKHPMMPLHLFANRTFAGANLLTFFLYAGLGAGMLFLSLNLVQAQGYDQLQSGLTFLPFTIVMILCSRFAGSLADRHGPRPLLVGGAATAGLGLWLLSLVGETGGPSTYWTTFLPGMLIFGLGMAFTVAPLTTAVMGSVSDQLSGVASGVNNALTRVANVFANAILGSLAVLLFTASIGHRLDNLGLDAGLHRQALAQAVELGNAKVPADAGAMAGAIQKVYRDGFIDVYQRIMRIAATFAWGAALLAFLTIRPRRAEG, from the coding sequence ATGTCAACGGTTCCCCTCAACAGCCCGGCCGGCCGGTGGGTGATGGCTTCGGCCATTTTGGCTTCTTCCATGGGATTTATTGACGGTACCGCGCTCAACGTGGTCTTGCCATCGCTGCAACGCAGCCTCGGTGCCACGGGCACGGAAATTTTCTGGATACTCAATGCCTATTTGCTGATGCTGGCTTCCCTCATCCTGGTGGGGGGCGCGTTGGGCGACAAGCTGGGTCGCAAAAAGGTATTCATGACCGGCATTGCGGCTTTTATTGTAGGATCGGCCGCGTGCGGATGTTCACCGGGGGTGGCTTACCTGATTGCTTTCCGGGCTGTCCAGGGTTTGGGCGGCTCGCTGATGATCCCGGGAAGTTTGTCGCTGATCTCCTCTACGATCGACGACAAAGAAAAAGGCAAGGCCATCGGTACCTGGTCGGCGATCTCGACCATTGTCACGATCGGTGGCCCCGTCCTGGGGGGCGCCCTGGCGGATGCAGGCCTGTGGCGGTATATTTTTTTCCTCAATATTCCTATCGGTATTGCGGCCTTGGTGATCCTCTGGCGTAAAGTCGGGGAAAACAGGGACGAACAGGCCGATCCGGCCCTGGACATCCCGGGTGCGTTGTCCATCGCTTTCGGACTGGCTTTACTGACCTTTGGCTGTCTGCGGTTACCCCAGGCCGGTATCAGGGACGCTTGGGTTTTGGCTACGATCGGGGCTGGCGTGTTGTTGCTCGGGGTCTTTGTTTTGGTGGAAAAGAGAAGCAAGCACCCTATGATGCCGTTGCATCTTTTTGCCAACCGGACCTTCGCCGGGGCAAACCTTCTTACCTTTTTCCTTTATGCGGGCCTCGGTGCGGGAATGTTGTTCCTTTCTCTGAACCTGGTCCAGGCCCAAGGATATGACCAGTTGCAATCAGGGCTTACCTTTTTGCCGTTTACGATCGTGATGATCCTGTGTTCGCGCTTTGCCGGATCGCTGGCGGACCGGCACGGCCCGAGACCTTTGTTGGTGGGGGGGGCAGCCACAGCAGGTCTGGGGCTCTGGTTGCTGTCCCTGGTCGGGGAAACCGGGGGACCGTCGACCTACTGGACAACTTTTTTACCGGGTATGCTGATCTTTGGGCTGGGGATGGCCTTTACGGTGGCGCCGCTCACCACCGCCGTTATGGGGTCGGTGAGTGACCAGTTGTCCGGGGTGGCATCGGGGGTGAATAATGCGCTGACCAGGGTCGCCAATGTTTTTGCCAATGCGATCCTTGGTTCCCTGGCCGTCCTTTTGTTTACGGCGTCGATCGGGCACAGGCTGGATAATTTGGGGCTGGACGCCGGCCTTCACCGGCAGGCGCTGGCGCAGGCGGTCGAATTAGGGAATGCAAAAGTGCCGGCGGATGCGGGGGCCATGGCTGGCGCGATCCAAAAGGTTTACCGGGACGGGTTTATCGACGTCTACCAAAGGATCATGCGGATCGCGGCGACGTTCGCGTGGGGAGCGGCGCTGCTGGCGTTTTTGACGATACGGCCTCGCCGGGCGGAGGGCTAA
- a CDS encoding MBL fold metallo-hydrolase encodes MSLSIASLNSGSNGNCYYVGNDQDALLVDAGLSCREIERRMERLGLAMERVKGIFISHEHEDHIRGLQVLSRRYKLPVYIAEATRRHVSVDTRLVQGLPETVVVGSLSVTSFSKAHDAADPCSFVIASGDLRVGVFTDIGVVCDNLIRHFMQCHAAFLETNYDEQLLEEGRYPYPLKKRIRGGQGHLSNRQSLELFMGYRPAYLSHLLLSHLSEDNNRPELVRALFEEKAGGTVITVASRYEETGVIVVDGSYTGEAGPFWNAEGVVTRPEEPAPVPAPAMRRRKTLKTINTAQISLFNNDPHADR; translated from the coding sequence ATGTCCCTCTCCATCGCATCCCTGAATTCCGGCAGCAACGGCAATTGTTATTACGTGGGTAACGACCAGGATGCCCTTCTCGTGGACGCGGGGCTGTCGTGCCGGGAAATAGAACGGCGGATGGAACGGCTGGGATTGGCGATGGAGCGGGTGAAGGGGATTTTTATTTCGCACGAACACGAAGATCATATCCGGGGGCTGCAGGTGCTGTCGCGCCGATACAAGTTGCCTGTGTACATCGCCGAAGCGACGCGGAGGCACGTGTCCGTGGATACGCGGCTGGTACAGGGATTGCCGGAGACGGTGGTCGTCGGGAGCTTGTCCGTGACTTCTTTTTCAAAGGCGCATGATGCCGCGGACCCTTGCAGTTTTGTCATCGCATCGGGCGACTTGCGGGTGGGCGTTTTTACGGACATCGGCGTCGTTTGCGATAACCTCATACGACACTTTATGCAGTGTCACGCGGCTTTCCTGGAAACAAATTATGACGAGCAGCTGTTGGAGGAGGGGCGTTATCCCTATCCGCTCAAAAAACGCATCCGGGGCGGGCAGGGACACTTGTCCAACCGGCAGTCGCTGGAGCTTTTTATGGGATACAGACCGGCATACCTGAGCCACTTGCTGCTCTCGCATCTTTCCGAAGACAACAACCGCCCGGAGCTCGTGCGGGCGTTGTTTGAGGAAAAGGCGGGCGGGACGGTCATTACGGTGGCTTCCCGTTATGAGGAGACGGGGGTGATTGTGGTGGATGGATCGTATACGGGTGAGGCCGGTCCTTTCTGGAACGCAGAGGGTGTGGTGACCCGGCCGGAGGAGCCCGCGCCGGTGCCCGCCCCCGCGATGCGCCGCCGAAAGACACTGAAGACAATAAACACAGCACAGATTTCGCTCTTTAATAACGACCCTCATGCTGACCGCTAA
- a CDS encoding GNAT family protein, with amino-acid sequence MLTAKIVTTEKELDQIAALSQANLVTLLDEETKAKEGFVTWVYTPEVLRILHAIVPSVIVMDGDTLAGYALTLTDACEAVYPVMGSTMAHLKTIGYEGRRLADYRIYLMGQICVAEPYRGQGVVERLYGFHRDHFSTQYDMLVTEISQANPRSLKAHKKVGFEVIDSYPDNGSTWDVVLWDWR; translated from the coding sequence ATGCTGACCGCTAAAATAGTCACCACCGAAAAAGAACTGGACCAAATCGCCGCCCTCTCACAAGCAAACCTGGTGACCCTGCTGGACGAAGAAACCAAGGCAAAAGAAGGTTTTGTTACCTGGGTGTATACACCGGAGGTGCTGAGGATCCTCCATGCCATCGTGCCTTCGGTCATCGTCATGGATGGAGATACCCTGGCCGGTTATGCGCTGACGCTTACAGACGCCTGCGAGGCGGTGTACCCGGTCATGGGTAGCACGATGGCGCACCTGAAGACGATCGGGTATGAAGGGCGGCGGCTCGCGGACTACCGGATTTACCTGATGGGGCAGATCTGCGTGGCGGAGCCTTATCGCGGACAGGGGGTGGTGGAACGGTTGTACGGATTCCATAGAGACCATTTTTCCACCCAATACGACATGCTCGTTACCGAAATCTCACAAGCCAATCCGCGCTCACTCAAGGCACACAAAAAAGTGGGCTTCGAGGTCATTGACTCTTACCCGGACAACGGAAGTACTTGGGACGTGGTGTTGTGGGACTGGCGCTAG